A stretch of Blautia liquoris DNA encodes these proteins:
- a CDS encoding dihydroorotase, whose product MSLLIKDGRVIDPATKLDDICDVFIENNKVMKIGKDLKIDVDRVIDASGHLVMPGLIDLHVHLRDPGFTYKEDIATGSRAAAKGGFTTIVAMPNTKPPIDSSDRVNYVTVKAKKLSPVHVLQTGCVTKGMKGEEPADIRGMAKAGIAAITEDGKSVMNTRVYKDAMILARQCHLPVFAHCEDKNLVQGGCMNEDEISRAWHLPGITNAVEDVIVARDIILADEVGVPLHLCHCSTKNCYYMVKAAKEAGMQVTAEVCPHHFTLSSDDMKEGDTNYKMNPPLRTREDLEYLRKGLNEDVFDIISTDHAPHSAEEKEQGMEDAPFGIVGLETSVALTITELVKPGVITWMQMAEKMSYRPARVIRQDKKGSIAEGMDADITIIDPEAEYVIDTSTFVSKGKNTPFHGKKVTGRVSYTICDGKVVYSQSEESDADLQ is encoded by the coding sequence ATGAGTCTGTTGATTAAAGATGGGCGGGTTATTGATCCTGCGACGAAACTTGATGACATCTGTGATGTATTTATAGAGAATAATAAAGTGATGAAAATCGGAAAGGACCTTAAGATAGATGTGGATCGTGTAATTGATGCTTCCGGACACCTTGTGATGCCCGGACTGATTGATCTGCATGTACATCTCAGAGATCCGGGATTTACTTATAAAGAAGATATCGCGACAGGTTCGCGTGCTGCCGCAAAGGGTGGTTTTACCACAATTGTCGCCATGCCGAACACAAAACCGCCCATTGATTCTTCTGACAGGGTGAATTATGTAACGGTAAAGGCCAAAAAGTTGTCTCCTGTTCATGTTCTGCAGACAGGATGTGTCACTAAGGGGATGAAAGGAGAGGAGCCCGCTGATATCAGAGGAATGGCAAAAGCTGGGATAGCCGCAATTACTGAAGATGGGAAATCAGTGATGAATACGCGCGTTTATAAAGATGCGATGATTTTAGCCAGACAGTGCCATCTTCCGGTATTCGCTCACTGTGAAGATAAAAATCTGGTCCAGGGCGGCTGTATGAATGAGGATGAGATTTCAAGAGCCTGGCATCTGCCGGGAATCACGAATGCGGTAGAGGATGTAATTGTAGCCAGAGATATTATCTTAGCAGACGAAGTCGGTGTACCTCTCCACTTGTGCCACTGCTCTACAAAGAACTGCTACTATATGGTAAAAGCCGCAAAGGAGGCAGGCATGCAGGTTACAGCAGAGGTATGCCCGCACCATTTTACATTAAGCAGTGATGATATGAAAGAGGGGGATACAAACTATAAGATGAATCCACCGCTTCGAACAAGAGAAGACCTGGAATATCTGCGAAAGGGACTGAACGAAGATGTATTTGATATTATCAGTACAGATCATGCCCCGCACAGTGCCGAAGAGAAAGAACAAGGGATGGAAGATGCACCGTTTGGAATTGTGGGTTTGGAGACCAGTGTTGCCCTTACCATTACAGAACTTGTGAAACCAGGGGTTATCACATGGATGCAGATGGCGGAAAAGATGAGCTATCGACCGGCAAGAGTGATCAGACAGGATAAAAAAGGATCCATTGCTGAGGGGATGGACGCCGACATTACGATTATAGACCCGGAGGCTGAATACGTGATAGACACATCGACTTTTGTCTCGAAGGGAAAGAACACACCCTTTCATGGCAAAAAAGTGACTGGAAGAGTTTCCTATACGATTTGTGACGGGAAAGTTGTCTACAGTCAGTCTGAAGAGAGCGATGCTGATTTACAGTAA
- a CDS encoding cold-shock protein: MNGTVKWFNAEKGYGFITGEDGSDVFVHFSAIQGDGFKSLEEGQAVTYDLVEGNRGMQAANVEKC, translated from the coding sequence ATGAACGGAACAGTAAAATGGTTCAACGCAGAAAAAGGCTATGGTTTTATCACTGGAGAAGACGGCTCAGATGTATTCGTACACTTCTCAGCTATCCAGGGTGACGGATTCAAATCCCTCGAAGAAGGCCAGGCCGTAACTTACGATTTGGTTGAAGGCAACCGTGGCATGCAAGCG
- a CDS encoding dihydroorotate dehydrogenase electron transfer subunit, which translates to MRKKTWSTVISQEEVAPAIYSMWLDEREMAAAAKPGQFLSLYCADGARLLPRPISLCEVDKEKGALRIVYRVAGAGTRELSMLHTGDKASVMGVLGNGFPLQGVQGKRVLIIGGGIGIPPMVELARALAGGNDNKIILGYRDGDIFLTDELKKSGEVFIATEDGSIGTRGNVMDAISKHHLNGDIIFACGPTPMLRAVKAYAAEHHIECYLSLEERMACGVGACLACVCKTKEVDSHSNVHNKRICKDGPVFNASEVEI; encoded by the coding sequence ATGAGAAAAAAAACATGGAGCACAGTAATCTCTCAGGAGGAGGTGGCACCGGCGATCTATAGTATGTGGCTTGATGAAAGGGAAATGGCGGCAGCAGCCAAACCCGGTCAGTTCCTTTCTCTATACTGTGCTGATGGGGCCAGGCTTCTGCCTCGCCCCATCAGTTTATGTGAGGTTGATAAAGAAAAAGGTGCCCTTCGGATTGTATATCGAGTGGCAGGGGCAGGAACCAGAGAATTATCCATGCTTCACACGGGAGATAAAGCCTCGGTTATGGGTGTTCTTGGCAACGGTTTTCCGCTTCAGGGGGTACAGGGTAAAAGAGTACTGATTATCGGAGGCGGAATCGGAATTCCGCCTATGGTAGAGCTTGCCAGAGCGCTTGCTGGTGGCAATGATAACAAAATCATTCTTGGATATAGAGATGGGGACATTTTTTTGACGGATGAGTTAAAAAAATCCGGAGAGGTATTTATTGCCACTGAGGATGGGAGTATTGGGACAAGGGGAAATGTCATGGATGCCATATCCAAACATCATCTCAACGGAGATATTATCTTTGCCTGTGGTCCGACGCCGATGCTTCGTGCGGTCAAGGCGTATGCAGCGGAGCATCATATTGAATGTTATCTGTCTTTGGAAGAGCGGATGGCCTGTGGAGTCGGTGCCTGCCTTGCCTGTGTCTGCAAGACAAAAGAGGTGGACAGTCATTCTAATGTTCATAATAAAAGAATTTGCAAAGATGGTCCTGTATTCAATGCTTCGGAGGTGGAAATATAG
- a CDS encoding dihydroorotate dehydrogenase, producing MNMKVDIAGVTWNNPVTTASGTFASGEEYSEFVDLNILGALTTKGVSNIPWPGNPTPRIAEVYGGMLNAIGLQNPGVEVFCDRDLPFLRKYDTKIIVNVCGKTVADYCEVVERLSDEDVDMLEINISCPNVKEGGIAFGQDPRAVEAITREVKKYAGQPVIMKLSPNVTDISGMAKAAEYGGADALSLINTITGMKIDIYKRTFALANKTGGLSGPAVKPVAVRMVYQAAHAVDIPVIGMGGIADAEDALEFLLAGASAISVGTANFYHPYAAQEVVKGIKDYMITNKINDINELIGAVDR from the coding sequence ATGAATATGAAAGTTGACATAGCCGGTGTAACATGGAACAATCCTGTGACGACAGCCTCTGGAACATTTGCCTCCGGTGAAGAATACAGCGAATTCGTGGATTTGAATATTTTGGGAGCCTTGACGACTAAGGGGGTTTCTAATATCCCCTGGCCTGGCAATCCGACTCCAAGGATCGCAGAAGTATATGGCGGCATGTTAAATGCAATCGGCCTGCAAAATCCCGGGGTTGAGGTCTTCTGTGACAGGGATCTGCCTTTCCTTAGAAAATATGATACAAAAATAATTGTAAATGTCTGTGGAAAGACTGTTGCTGATTACTGTGAAGTAGTTGAGCGTCTGTCTGATGAAGACGTGGATATGCTGGAGATCAATATTTCCTGTCCGAATGTAAAGGAGGGGGGAATTGCGTTTGGACAGGATCCAAGAGCCGTAGAAGCGATTACACGTGAGGTGAAAAAATATGCCGGTCAGCCGGTGATTATGAAATTATCTCCAAACGTGACAGATATCTCTGGGATGGCTAAAGCGGCAGAATATGGTGGAGCCGATGCATTGTCTCTGATTAATACGATCACAGGCATGAAGATTGATATATACAAAAGGACATTTGCGCTGGCAAATAAAACCGGAGGACTTTCCGGACCCGCAGTAAAGCCTGTCGCAGTGCGGATGGTTTATCAGGCGGCACATGCAGTCGATATCCCTGTGATAGGAATGGGAGGAATCGCAGACGCAGAGGATGCACTTGAGTTTTTGCTGGCGGGAGCATCTGCTATATCGGTTGGGACTGCAAACTTCTATCATCCTTATGCAGCGCAGGAGGTTGTAAAAGGGATAAAAGACTATATGATAACTAATAAAATAAATGACATTAATGAATTGATTGGTGCTGTTGATCGATGA
- the pyrF gene encoding orotidine-5'-phosphate decarboxylase, with product MIDQLIEKIKKTKAPIVVGLDPMLEYVPKHIKTKAYARYGKTLEGAAEGIWQYNKKIIDAIYDLIPAVKPQIAMYEQFGIWGMQAYEKTISYCQKKGLIVIGDIKRGDIGSTSQAYATAHLGNVRIEDQEFSPFHEDFATVNPYLGIDGIKPFIDVCKKENKGLFILVKTSNPSSGDFQDQMLEDHRHLYELVGEKVAAWGMELMSGNYSDVGAVVGATYPEQGQALRKIMPKSYILVPGYGAQGGRGKDLIHFFNEDGLGAIVNSSRGIIAAYLQDSYSQYGPEHFEEASRAAVLAMISDINGALEAGI from the coding sequence ATGATAGATCAACTGATCGAGAAAATCAAGAAGACAAAAGCACCTATTGTTGTCGGACTTGATCCGATGCTTGAGTATGTGCCAAAACATATAAAGACAAAAGCATATGCGAGATATGGTAAGACATTGGAAGGTGCTGCAGAGGGTATCTGGCAGTATAACAAAAAAATCATAGATGCGATTTATGATCTGATACCCGCTGTAAAGCCTCAGATTGCCATGTATGAGCAATTTGGAATTTGGGGCATGCAAGCTTATGAAAAGACTATATCTTATTGTCAGAAGAAGGGCCTGATTGTGATCGGGGATATCAAGCGCGGGGATATCGGTTCTACCTCGCAGGCCTATGCCACGGCCCATCTGGGAAATGTCCGCATAGAGGATCAGGAATTCTCACCTTTTCATGAGGATTTTGCCACAGTTAATCCTTATCTGGGAATTGACGGAATAAAACCTTTCATAGATGTCTGCAAAAAAGAGAATAAGGGACTGTTTATTCTTGTGAAGACTTCGAATCCGTCAAGTGGAGATTTTCAGGATCAGATGCTCGAGGATCACAGACATCTATATGAATTAGTCGGTGAAAAAGTGGCGGCCTGGGGAATGGAGTTGATGAGTGGAAATTATAGCGATGTCGGCGCAGTGGTGGGTGCCACATATCCGGAGCAAGGTCAGGCTTTAAGAAAGATTATGCCGAAGTCTTATATTCTGGTTCCGGGATATGGTGCCCAGGGAGGACGTGGAAAAGATCTCATACACTTTTTCAATGAAGACGGACTGGGAGCTATTGTTAATTCTTCGAGAGGAATTATCGCCGCTTATCTGCAGGATAGCTATAGTCAGTATGGGCCGGAACATTTTGAGGAAGCATCGCGAGCTGCAGTTTTGGCTATGATTTCGGATATCAATGGTGCGCTGGAGGCCGGAATATGA